In the Silurus meridionalis isolate SWU-2019-XX chromosome 6, ASM1480568v1, whole genome shotgun sequence genome, one interval contains:
- the fcer1g gene encoding high affinity immunoglobulin epsilon receptor subunit gamma, whose protein sequence is MTKPGFTLLCLLPLSMTIGQAAAMNEANICYILDAILFVYGLVLTVLYCRIKILQEIAKKQDSAKKNASDQVYEGLSHRTQDTYESINMKKTKN, encoded by the exons ATGACAAAGCCTGGATTCACCCTGCTTTGTCTGCTTCCTCTTTCGATGACCATTGGCCAAGCTG CCGCTATGAATGAAGCAAACATCTGCTACATCTTGGATGCCATTCTGTTTGTCTACGGACTTGTCCTAACTGTCCTTTACTGCAGAATCAAG atactgcaggaaattgcaaaaaaacagGATTCTGCAAAg AAGAATGCATCAGACCAAGTCTATGAA GGACTTTCACATCGTACTCAAGATACCTATGAGTCCATCAACATGAAGAAAACCAAAAACTGA
- the ndufs2 gene encoding NADH dehydrogenase [ubiquinone] iron-sulfur protein 2, mitochondrial, translating into MAATMLRSLKQLGRPSAAILNKNVLTPACALLQRRQKQWQPDVEWTEQYAGAVMYPSAIAKNWVPPPWNDKDPPAEKEVSNLTINFGPQHPAAHGVLRLVMELSGESVKKCDPHVGLLHRGTEKLIEYKTYLQALPYFDRLDYVSMMCNEQAYALAVEKLLNIQAPLRAQWIRVLFGELTRIMNHIMGITTHALDIGAMTPFFWMFEEREKMFEFYERVSGARMHAAYVRPGGVHQVRSALGLMDDIYEWCKNFSIRIDEVEEMLTNNRIWKNRTVDIGVIGAEDALNYGFSGVMLRGSGIKWDLRKSQPYDKYDEVEFDVPIGSNGDCYDRYLCRVEEMRQSLRIMNQCLNKMPEGEIKVDDAKVAPPKRSEMKMSMESLIHHFKLYTEGYQVPPGATYTAVEAPKGEFGVYLVSDGSSRPYRCKIKAPGFAHLAGLDKMSKGHMLADVVAIIGTQDIVFGEVDR; encoded by the exons ATGGCGGCGACTATGCTGAGGTCGCTCAAACAACTCGGACGTCCTTCAGCAGcgattttaaacaaaaatgttttgactCCTGCATGCGCTTTGCTTCAGAGAAG GCAGAAGCAATGGCAGCCCGATGTGGAGTGGACTGAGCAGTATGCGGGCGCAGTCATGTACCCCTCTGCCATCGCCAAGAATTGGGTCCCACCACCATGGAACG ACAAAGACCCTCCAGCAGAGAAGGAGGTTTCAAACCTCACTATCAACTTTGGACCTCAGCATCCTGCAGCCCACGGCGTTTTGCGTCTGGTGATGGAATTGAGTGGCGAGTCTGTGAAGAAGTGTGACCCTCACGTGGGTCTGCTGCACCGTGGCACCGAGAAGCTCATTGAGTACAAGACCTACCTGCAG GCTCTGCCGTACTTTGACAGGCTGGACTATGTGTCTATGATGTGCAATGAACAAGCCTATGCTTTAGCAGTAGAAAAGCTGCTGAATATCCAGGCTCCACTTCGTGCTCAGTGGATTAGAG TGCTGTTCGGAGAGTTGACTCGCATTATGAATCACATCATGGGCATCACTACACACGCCTTGGATATTGGTGCCATGACTCCTTTCTTCTGGATGTTtgaggaaagagagaag ATGTTTGAGTTCTATGAGCGAGTGTCTGGAGCCAGAATGCACGCTGCTTATGTCCGACCTGGAGGAGTTCATCAGGTCA GATCTGCCCTGGGACTTATGGACGATATTTATGAGTGGTGTAAGAACTTCTCAATACGCATTGATGAGGTGGAGGAG ATGCTGACAAACAACCGCATTTGGAAGAACAGAACTGTTGATATTGGAGTTATCGGAGCTGAAGATGCTCTTAACTACGGCTTCAG TGGAGTGATGTTGAGGGGCTCTGGTATTAAGTGGGATTTGAGGAAATCTCAGCCCTACGACAAATACGATGAAGTGGAGTTTGATGTGCCTATTGGAAGTAATGGGGACTGCTATGACAG GTATCTGTGTCGAGTGGAGGAGATGAGGCAGTCTTTAAGGATCATGAATCAGTGTCTGAACAAAATGCCTGAAGGAGAAATCAAGGTGGACGATGCTAAAGTCGCACCACCAAAGCGATCTGAGATGAAG atgTCTATGGAATCCCTAATCCACCATTTCAAGCTCTACACAGAGGGCTACCAGGTTCCCCCAGGAGCCACATATACAGCTGTTGAAGCACCAAAG GGGGAGTTTGGAGTGTATTTGGTCTCTGATGGCTCCAGCAGGCCCTATCGCTGCAAAATCAAAGCTCCAGGCTTTGCTCACTTG gCTGGTTTGGACAAAATGTCAAAAGGACACATGCTTGCTGACGTGGTGGCAATCattg GAACTCAGGACATTGTGTTTGGTGAGGTGGACCGTTAA